One genomic region from Candidatus Saccharimonadia bacterium encodes:
- a CDS encoding helix-turn-helix transcriptional regulator gives MDPYSQAPKPLRPAEFYALLALARRELHGYALRSQIIKDSLGGVILPPNKQYPLLTRLQDEGFVDLIGKRPVGTQAKERHVYGLSPHGALRLREELTRLHHAVEIAQNAHLLEPPKLSPDIQRLLLDLEISAERR, from the coding sequence ATGGACCCCTACTCACAAGCTCCCAAGCCGCTGCGCCCGGCAGAATTCTACGCCCTCCTGGCCCTTGCGCGTCGAGAGCTCCACGGCTATGCCCTGCGGAGCCAGATCATCAAAGACTCGCTGGGCGGCGTCATACTCCCGCCCAACAAGCAATACCCGCTACTCACCAGACTCCAAGATGAGGGATTTGTCGATCTCATTGGCAAGCGCCCAGTCGGCACACAGGCCAAAGAGCGTCACGTTTACGGCCTCTCGCCGCACGGCGCCCTTCGCCTCCGCGAAGAATTAACCCGTCTGCATCACGCCGTCGAAATCGCCCAAAACGCCCATCTCCTCGAGCCCCCCAAGCTCTCCCCGGACATCCAGCGCCTGCTACTTGACCTCGAAATCAGCGCCGAGCGCCGCTAA
- the murA gene encoding UDP-N-acetylglucosamine 1-carboxyvinyltransferase produces the protein MIKILTIRGGRALSGRVRVAGAKNAASKMMIASLLTDEEVELENCPQIEELSITAEICAAVGAHVRRDGGHVTLHTPSVTSTRVAKMSRANRISILALAPLLHRSGEAEVPRVGGDAIGPRPVNFHLRALEQMGAVIEEHEEYYRARAPKGGLHGTTVTLPFPSVGATESVMLAGVLAKGRTRIENAAVEPEITEIVKFLQQMGAIIELGANRVLTIDGVEKLHGAKFRVLPDRLEAASFANLALATDGEIIVEDARQSDMVTFLNTVRRIGGDYEVLPEGIRFRRGPGGLVGVELETDTYPGFATDWQQPTVVTLTQAKGISVVHETVYEDRFGYTEDLRRMGADIGVFAKCLGELPCRFQHHSERHSAVIKGPTPLHATTIDIPDIRAGMAQVIAALVATGESTLTGVHHLDRGYEKLWDKLAALGADFEVK, from the coding sequence ATGATTAAAATTCTCACGATACGGGGTGGCCGTGCCCTATCCGGCCGTGTGCGCGTGGCCGGTGCCAAAAACGCAGCTTCGAAAATGATGATCGCCAGTCTTTTGACTGACGAGGAGGTTGAGCTCGAAAATTGTCCCCAGATTGAGGAATTATCGATCACGGCCGAGATTTGCGCGGCGGTGGGAGCCCATGTGCGGCGCGACGGCGGGCACGTGACGCTGCATACCCCGAGCGTGACGAGTACGCGCGTGGCCAAGATGAGCCGCGCCAACCGGATTTCGATTTTGGCCCTGGCGCCGCTACTCCATCGGTCCGGCGAGGCGGAGGTGCCACGTGTGGGCGGGGATGCGATCGGCCCGCGGCCGGTGAATTTCCACCTGCGGGCGCTGGAGCAGATGGGCGCGGTGATCGAGGAGCACGAAGAGTATTACCGCGCGCGGGCACCCAAGGGGGGTCTGCACGGCACCACGGTTACACTCCCCTTCCCGAGCGTAGGCGCCACTGAATCGGTGATGCTGGCCGGGGTGCTGGCGAAGGGCCGTACGCGGATCGAAAACGCGGCGGTGGAGCCGGAAATTACTGAGATTGTGAAATTTTTGCAGCAAATGGGGGCGATTATTGAGCTGGGCGCCAACCGGGTGCTCACGATTGATGGCGTAGAAAAGCTTCACGGAGCCAAATTTCGCGTATTGCCGGATCGCTTGGAGGCAGCGTCGTTTGCGAACCTGGCGCTGGCTACTGATGGGGAGATTATCGTCGAAGATGCGCGGCAGAGTGACATGGTGACGTTCTTGAACACCGTGCGGCGGATTGGCGGCGACTATGAGGTGCTGCCCGAGGGGATTCGCTTTCGGCGGGGGCCGGGAGGGCTCGTGGGAGTCGAGCTCGAGACCGACACCTACCCGGGATTTGCGACGGATTGGCAGCAGCCGACCGTGGTGACGCTCACCCAAGCCAAAGGAATTTCGGTAGTGCACGAGACGGTGTATGAGGACCGCTTTGGTTACACCGAAGATTTGCGGCGCATGGGGGCCGACATCGGGGTGTTCGCGAAGTGCCTGGGCGAGCTGCCGTGCCGGTTTCAACACCATTCGGAACGACATTCGGCGGTCATCAAAGGCCCCACGCCCTTACACGCTACGACGATTGATATTCCTGACATTCGCGCGGGGATGGCGCAGGTGATCGCAGCGCTGGTGGCGACCGGCGAGAGCACGCTCACGGGGGTGCATCACTTGGATCGCGGTTATGAGAAATTGTGGGACAAATTAGCGGCGCTCGGCGCTGATTTCGAGGTCAAGTAG
- a CDS encoding Mur ligase family protein produces the protein MKPLLRRIIASLFERQVRRVIARHHLTVVAVAGSVGKTTTKQAIATVLSEKYQVLVHPGNYNSELGLPLSVFELTVPASLLNPFAWIWRLVQAGRRVRNYPYQVLVLELATDHPGEIPRYLRYLTPDIGVLTALTPEHMENFPGGLDEVAAEEMALAGASKILVLNDDAVPQKYQDQYLGDHPSVLKYGHKIGGNHPSNPQILGDHMRLALDAAALVARQLKLTPHQIQAGIERVRPVSGRMNPLPGINGTVIIDDTYNSSPEAIVAALTALASYPASGRRIAILGSMNEMGSASPRYHEEAGVAAAGVDLLVTIGALANTYLGPAAVNAGLDPTRWKPADSPYVAGAFLGLLLQPGDVVLAKGSQNGVFAEEAVKLLLADPADAAHLVRQSPAWLRTKRAQFPDAQG, from the coding sequence ATGAAACCCCTTCTGCGGCGCATTATCGCCAGCCTGTTTGAGCGCCAGGTCCGCCGCGTCATCGCGCGCCATCATCTCACCGTCGTGGCGGTGGCCGGCAGCGTTGGCAAAACCACCACCAAACAAGCCATAGCCACCGTTCTGAGCGAAAAATATCAAGTTTTGGTACATCCCGGCAATTACAATTCAGAGCTGGGGCTGCCATTATCGGTCTTTGAGCTCACTGTACCGGCCTCGCTGCTCAACCCCTTCGCCTGGATCTGGCGGCTCGTGCAGGCCGGGCGCCGCGTGCGTAATTACCCCTACCAAGTCCTCGTACTCGAGCTCGCCACCGACCATCCCGGCGAAATCCCCCGCTATCTGCGCTATCTCACGCCCGATATCGGCGTGCTCACCGCGCTCACTCCCGAGCACATGGAAAACTTCCCCGGCGGCCTGGATGAGGTAGCGGCCGAAGAAATGGCCCTCGCCGGAGCATCCAAAATACTGGTGCTCAACGACGACGCGGTCCCCCAGAAATACCAAGACCAATATCTGGGCGACCATCCCAGCGTGCTCAAATACGGCCACAAAATCGGCGGAAACCATCCCTCAAACCCTCAGATTCTCGGCGATCACATGCGCCTGGCGCTGGACGCCGCCGCTCTGGTCGCTCGACAGCTCAAACTCACTCCTCACCAGATTCAAGCCGGCATTGAGCGCGTTCGGCCCGTCTCGGGGCGCATGAACCCGCTACCGGGTATAAATGGCACCGTCATCATCGATGATACCTATAATTCCAGCCCCGAAGCCATCGTAGCGGCCTTGACCGCGCTGGCCTCGTATCCTGCGAGCGGCCGCCGCATCGCCATCCTCGGCTCTATGAATGAGATGGGGTCGGCGTCGCCTCGCTACCACGAAGAGGCGGGGGTGGCCGCGGCCGGTGTAGACCTGCTCGTCACCATCGGCGCCCTAGCCAATACCTATCTGGGCCCAGCCGCCGTAAACGCCGGCCTCGACCCCACGCGCTGGAAGCCGGCCGATTCGCCGTACGTCGCCGGGGCGTTCCTCGGGCTCCTGCTTCAGCCCGGCGACGTAGTGCTCGCCAAAGGCTCCCAAAACGGCGTTTTCGCCGAAGAGGCCGTCAAGCTGCTGCTCGCCGACCCGGCCGATGCCGCTCATCTCGTGCGCCAATCACCCGCCTGGCTGCGCACCAAACGCGCCCAGTTTCCGGATGCGCAGGGGTAA
- a CDS encoding multicopper oxidase domain-containing protein: MWRFFAVGLLVVLAVVTALTNGSTYHPHTRTYYIAAEDGEWNYAPGGHDLASHGPVPQPYSDQLVYSKTRYIEYTDASFTAKKPQAEWLGILGPIIRGVPGDTIKVVFKNRAAKPYSIHPHGVEYTKENEGAMMMDGDDGAGGPLDAATMQQAMRDSAGAAGGMVAPGGSFTYTWHVRPDAGPQPGQGSSRVWLYHSHVTPDDIYDGVIGPIIITSPQHARADGSPDDVDHEFVALFMIFDESKPGMTDDEHEGAQKHAMNGRIFSNLTGFIMNQGDRVRWHLLDLGNEPDVHTPHWHGNVVKTETGLTTDVVELLPASMRSVDMIPDAAGLWMFHCHVADHMEAGMMTQYLVLHGH, translated from the coding sequence GTGTGGCGCTTTTTCGCGGTGGGTTTATTGGTGGTATTGGCGGTGGTGACGGCTCTGACGAATGGCTCGACCTACCATCCACACACGCGCACGTATTATATTGCGGCCGAGGATGGGGAGTGGAATTATGCGCCGGGTGGGCACGATTTGGCCTCACACGGGCCGGTGCCGCAGCCCTATAGCGATCAGCTGGTCTATAGCAAAACCCGCTACATTGAATATACCGATGCTAGCTTCACTGCTAAAAAGCCGCAGGCGGAGTGGCTGGGGATTTTGGGGCCGATTATCCGAGGTGTGCCGGGCGATACCATTAAGGTAGTGTTCAAAAATCGCGCTGCCAAGCCCTATAGTATTCATCCGCACGGGGTGGAGTACACCAAAGAGAATGAGGGCGCCATGATGATGGATGGCGACGATGGCGCGGGAGGGCCGCTGGACGCCGCGACCATGCAGCAGGCGATGAGGGATAGCGCCGGGGCGGCCGGAGGGATGGTGGCGCCCGGAGGGTCGTTCACCTACACCTGGCACGTGCGGCCCGATGCCGGCCCGCAACCCGGCCAGGGCAGCTCGCGGGTGTGGCTGTACCACTCGCATGTGACGCCCGACGATATTTACGACGGCGTGATCGGGCCGATTATCATCACCTCGCCGCAGCATGCCCGGGCTGACGGCTCGCCCGATGATGTGGATCACGAATTTGTGGCGCTGTTTATGATTTTTGATGAATCGAAGCCGGGCATGACCGACGACGAACATGAAGGCGCGCAAAAGCACGCCATGAATGGCCGAATATTTAGCAACCTCACGGGGTTCATCATGAACCAGGGCGACCGAGTGCGGTGGCATTTGCTCGATCTGGGCAACGAGCCCGATGTGCACACGCCGCATTGGCATGGCAACGTGGTAAAAACGGAAACCGGCCTCACGACCGACGTGGTGGAGCTACTGCCAGCAAGTATGCGCTCGGTGGATATGATACCGGATGCGGCGGGATTATGGATGTTCCACTGCCACGTGGCGGATCACATGGAGGCGGGCATGATGACGCAGTATTTGGTGTTGCACGGGCATTGA
- the leuS gene encoding leucine--tRNA ligase, which translates to MKKYDPQQIEPKWQKTWADTRLYAAVTGDTTRDKYYMLTEFPYPSGAGLHAGHTREYTLGDVIARHKRMQGYNVLYPMGYDAFGLPTENYAIKHKIAPQKATADNIATFRQQFDAMGFSFDWDREVNTTDPKFYKWTQWLFLKFLEAGLAYQAEMAINWCPKEKTGLANEEVVNGVHERCGTPVEKKLLKQWMFRITDYADRLIDGLKTVDYPSRIADQQVNWIGRSEGAEITFKLRGIAGQDDDKHSVTVYTTRPDTLFGATFLVVSPEVADSWLKIGWKASDKVKVYIEKSLRESELSRQEVAKTKTGVDAGIQAVHPITGELMPVWVADYVLGGYGTGAIMAVPVHDERDNEFARQFSLPIKPVVSGESGFTGYAPLINSGQFDGLEGAEAKRAIVKTLEEKGVGKLAVKYKLRDWIFSRQHYWGEPIPIIHCPKDGVVPVPEDQLPVTLPVVENYEPTDTGESPLAAVTDWVNVKCPICGGPAKRETDTMPNWAGSNWYYLRYMDARNDQAFASREALEYWRMVDLYLGGMEHTTLHLLYSRFVHQFLYDQGLVPTPEPYAARRGQGIVLAADNRKMSKSIGNVINPTDIIATHGADTLRLYILFMAPYDETTPWSEERLNGASRFVYKVWNLAQELMAAHQFTRPMQPGPGDAFETAVDRATHKAIKKIHDDLHEMHFNTAVSALMEYVNFLSDAKTKAKLLKPTSAALAWRSLNTLVQLLAPITPHLSEELWRELGWEGSVHVAGWPQYDPELIKDDIITVVVQVNGRVRANLALAASASDDELTAAAQADPKVAKFLSEGKVVKTIVVPRKLVNFVVK; encoded by the coding sequence ATGAAAAAGTACGATCCCCAGCAGATAGAGCCCAAATGGCAAAAAACCTGGGCCGACACTAGGCTCTACGCTGCCGTCACGGGCGATACCACCCGCGACAAATACTACATGCTCACCGAGTTCCCGTACCCCTCCGGCGCCGGCCTCCATGCCGGCCACACCCGCGAATACACCCTCGGCGACGTCATCGCCCGCCACAAGCGCATGCAGGGCTACAACGTGCTCTACCCCATGGGCTACGACGCCTTCGGCCTGCCCACCGAAAATTACGCCATCAAGCACAAAATCGCTCCCCAAAAGGCCACGGCCGACAACATTGCCACCTTCCGCCAGCAATTCGACGCCATGGGCTTTAGCTTCGATTGGGACCGTGAGGTCAACACCACCGACCCCAAGTTTTACAAATGGACTCAGTGGCTCTTCCTCAAATTCCTCGAAGCCGGCCTCGCCTACCAGGCCGAAATGGCCATCAATTGGTGTCCCAAGGAAAAAACCGGCCTGGCCAACGAAGAAGTCGTCAATGGTGTCCACGAGCGCTGCGGCACCCCGGTCGAAAAGAAACTCCTCAAACAGTGGATGTTCCGCATCACCGACTACGCCGACCGCCTCATCGACGGCCTCAAAACCGTGGATTACCCAAGTCGCATCGCCGACCAGCAGGTCAATTGGATCGGCCGCTCCGAAGGCGCCGAGATCACCTTCAAGCTCCGCGGCATCGCCGGCCAAGACGACGACAAACACAGCGTCACCGTCTACACCACCCGGCCCGACACACTCTTCGGCGCCACGTTCCTGGTGGTTTCTCCGGAAGTCGCCGACAGCTGGCTCAAAATCGGCTGGAAAGCCTCAGATAAGGTCAAAGTCTACATTGAAAAATCCCTGCGCGAGTCCGAACTTTCCCGCCAAGAAGTGGCCAAAACTAAAACCGGCGTCGATGCCGGCATCCAAGCTGTGCACCCCATCACGGGCGAGCTCATGCCCGTTTGGGTGGCCGACTACGTGCTCGGCGGCTACGGCACCGGCGCCATCATGGCCGTCCCCGTCCACGACGAGCGTGACAACGAGTTCGCGCGCCAGTTCAGTCTGCCCATCAAGCCAGTGGTCTCAGGTGAATCCGGCTTCACTGGCTACGCCCCCCTTATCAACTCCGGCCAGTTCGACGGCCTCGAAGGCGCCGAAGCCAAGCGGGCCATCGTTAAAACTCTCGAAGAAAAAGGCGTCGGCAAACTCGCCGTCAAATACAAGCTCCGCGATTGGATCTTCTCCCGCCAGCACTACTGGGGCGAACCCATCCCCATCATCCACTGCCCCAAAGACGGCGTTGTGCCCGTGCCCGAGGATCAGCTCCCCGTCACGCTGCCGGTGGTCGAAAACTACGAGCCCACCGACACCGGCGAGTCGCCGCTGGCCGCCGTCACCGATTGGGTCAACGTCAAATGCCCCATTTGTGGCGGCCCGGCCAAGCGCGAAACCGACACCATGCCCAATTGGGCCGGGTCAAACTGGTACTACCTGCGCTACATGGATGCCCGCAACGACCAAGCCTTCGCCTCCCGCGAGGCCCTCGAATATTGGCGCATGGTCGACCTATATCTGGGCGGCATGGAGCACACCACGCTCCACCTGCTCTACTCGCGCTTCGTCCACCAATTCCTCTACGACCAAGGCCTCGTGCCCACCCCCGAGCCCTACGCCGCCCGCCGCGGCCAAGGCATCGTGCTGGCCGCCGACAACCGCAAAATGAGCAAATCCATCGGCAATGTCATCAACCCCACGGACATCATCGCCACCCACGGCGCCGACACCCTGCGGCTCTACATCCTCTTCATGGCGCCCTACGACGAAACCACCCCCTGGAGCGAAGAACGCTTAAATGGCGCGTCGCGCTTCGTGTACAAAGTGTGGAACCTCGCCCAAGAACTCATGGCCGCTCACCAATTCACCCGCCCCATGCAGCCCGGCCCCGGCGACGCTTTCGAAACCGCCGTCGACCGCGCCACGCACAAAGCCATTAAAAAAATCCACGATGACCTGCACGAGATGCATTTCAATACCGCCGTCAGCGCCCTTATGGAGTACGTAAATTTCCTCAGCGACGCCAAAACCAAAGCCAAATTACTTAAACCCACCTCGGCCGCCCTGGCCTGGCGATCGCTCAATACGCTCGTTCAGCTCCTCGCTCCCATCACCCCGCATCTCTCAGAAGAACTTTGGCGCGAGCTCGGCTGGGAGGGGAGTGTACACGTGGCCGGCTGGCCCCAATACGACCCCGAGCTCATCAAAGACGACATCATCACCGTCGTGGTACAGGTAAACGGCCGCGTCCGCGCCAACCTCGCCCTGGCCGCCTCCGCCTCCGACGATGAGCTCACCGCCGCCGCCCAGGCCGACCCCAAAGTGGCCAAATTCCTCAGCGAAGGCAAGGTCGTGAAAACCATCGTAGTGCCGCGAAAGCTCGTAAACTTCGTCGTGAAGTAA
- a CDS encoding J domain-containing protein — translation MASIPVVDPEVDPYAVLGVSRGATTDEIKRAYRTRAKSAHPDAGGSPEAMDRVNRAYHLLSDAAAKREFDRHRDVQADATAATARTSTRRASEPAAAPETGQGVTPTKRRMQARSYVWSQLEEFGWAAALAGLALSFLATRAIGPAAWLLGLGGFALIYWLVLQLVYIAVPELKLITFDTVRSLRRSSPRHRRILLIVSALWIPLGLIWAALCAWFGGK, via the coding sequence GTGGCTTCAATCCCCGTCGTAGACCCCGAAGTCGATCCCTACGCCGTACTTGGCGTGTCGCGCGGTGCCACCACCGATGAAATCAAACGCGCCTACCGCACGCGCGCCAAATCCGCCCACCCCGACGCCGGCGGCAGTCCCGAGGCCATGGATCGCGTCAATCGCGCCTACCACCTGCTGAGCGACGCCGCCGCCAAGCGCGAATTTGACCGCCATCGCGACGTCCAGGCCGACGCCACCGCTGCCACTGCGCGCACCAGCACCCGCCGCGCGTCCGAGCCCGCCGCCGCGCCCGAAACCGGCCAGGGCGTTACGCCCACCAAGCGCCGCATGCAGGCCCGCAGCTATGTTTGGTCGCAGCTAGAGGAATTCGGCTGGGCGGCCGCCCTGGCCGGCCTCGCCCTGAGCTTTCTCGCCACCCGCGCTATCGGTCCCGCAGCCTGGCTGCTCGGGCTCGGCGGCTTTGCCCTCATCTATTGGCTGGTCCTGCAGCTCGTCTACATTGCCGTACCCGAGCTCAAGCTCATCACCTTCGATACTGTGCGCTCGCTGCGTCGCTCGAGCCCCCGCCATCGCCGCATCCTGCTCATCGTGAGTGCGCTATGGATTCCGCTCGGTCTCATCTGGGCAGCACTGTGCGCGTGGTTCGGGGGCAAATAG
- a CDS encoding DUF177 domain-containing protein — translation MHINVRDILVESVGYSRAYKISGERPEIDGLTLTRDIEGEITISRLDSSLLVRGRVMTEIELECHRCLSTFSRPTHVNLAQEYAESPMDDQLPIEDDEIDLAPVIGQELILDIPLQILCRPDCPGIQDAAEQYTKEADTSTRVAQRARITKGTKRGRT, via the coding sequence ATGCACATCAACGTACGCGACATTCTAGTTGAATCGGTCGGGTACAGCCGGGCCTACAAGATTTCGGGCGAACGCCCAGAAATCGACGGGCTCACGCTGACCCGAGACATCGAGGGGGAGATCACCATCTCACGCCTCGATTCAAGCCTGCTCGTCCGCGGGCGCGTCATGACCGAGATTGAACTCGAATGCCACCGTTGTTTAAGCACTTTTAGCCGCCCCACCCACGTCAACCTGGCCCAAGAATACGCAGAGAGTCCCATGGACGATCAGCTGCCCATTGAAGACGACGAGATTGATCTCGCGCCCGTCATTGGTCAGGAGCTCATTCTGGATATTCCCCTGCAGATCCTGTGTCGGCCCGATTGTCCGGGTATCCAAGACGCGGCAGAGCAGTATACTAAAGAAGCAGATACCAGCACGCGCGTAGCACAACGCGCGCGCATCACGAAAGGAACCAAGCGTGGCCGTACCTAA
- the rpmF gene encoding 50S ribosomal protein L32, translated as MAVPKKRTTRTAQGQRRSHLALVPTQLIRTAAGALIPRRLKKAAELGLLKNPKKA; from the coding sequence GTGGCCGTACCTAAGAAACGCACTACTAGAACCGCCCAGGGCCAGCGTCGCTCGCACCTGGCGCTCGTCCCCACCCAGCTTATTCGCACCGCTGCCGGTGCACTCATTCCTCGCCGCCTCAAAAAGGCTGCCGAGCTCGGCTTACTCAAGAATCCCAAGAAGGCCTAG
- the nusB gene encoding transcription antitermination factor NusB, whose product MASNRHLGRIVAMQTLYEHDFRAGDETSLELSPILQRNLDEFRSSIDDTNFVEDVVDGVHSHQTEIDGMIAPAAPEWPVDQIAKIDKIVLRIGVYELMIKRDVPPKVAINEAVELAKTFGGENSSKFINGVLGTIYRNSDFYEPEEEPAAKPLDKAEN is encoded by the coding sequence ATGGCCTCCAACCGTCACCTCGGCCGCATCGTTGCGATGCAGACGCTCTATGAGCATGATTTTCGCGCCGGCGATGAGACCTCGCTCGAGCTTTCGCCGATTTTGCAGCGCAACCTCGATGAATTCCGCTCCAGCATCGACGACACCAATTTCGTCGAAGATGTCGTAGACGGTGTGCATAGCCATCAGACCGAAATCGACGGCATGATCGCCCCGGCCGCGCCCGAATGGCCGGTCGACCAGATCGCCAAAATCGACAAAATCGTCCTGCGCATCGGGGTGTACGAACTCATGATCAAGCGCGATGTTCCCCCCAAGGTGGCCATCAACGAAGCCGTCGAGCTCGCCAAAACGTTTGGCGGCGAAAACTCCAGCAAATTCATCAACGGTGTGCTGGGAACCATTTACCGAAACAGTGATTTCTATGAACCAGAAGAAGAACCGGCGGCCAAACCGCTCGACAAAGCCGAAAACTAA
- a CDS encoding NUDIX domain-containing protein, producing the protein MNQKKNRRPNRSTKPKTNRATKAVREYTAGGVVYRRAGSHVDILMIQDRLGRWTIPKGHVEAGESLEQTALREVAEETGLQEFRLGDKLDKLHFFYRKEGKLIFMTTHVYLMEALGDTDAVVAEDSEGIVDAKWFPADKALGLIEYRDTERLFRLGLSKLGIAANLPAVKTPKLIPSS; encoded by the coding sequence ATGAACCAGAAGAAGAACCGGCGGCCAAACCGCTCGACAAAGCCGAAAACTAATCGCGCCACCAAGGCCGTTCGCGAATACACCGCCGGCGGTGTGGTGTACCGCCGCGCCGGTAGCCACGTCGACATCCTGATGATCCAGGACCGGCTGGGCCGCTGGACCATCCCCAAGGGCCACGTGGAGGCCGGCGAAAGTCTCGAACAAACCGCCCTGCGCGAAGTAGCCGAAGAAACCGGCCTACAAGAATTTCGCTTGGGCGACAAGCTCGATAAGCTCCATTTTTTCTATCGTAAAGAGGGCAAGCTGATCTTCATGACCACGCACGTCTATCTGATGGAGGCACTCGGCGACACCGACGCGGTAGTAGCCGAAGACTCCGAAGGCATTGTCGACGCCAAATGGTTTCCGGCCGACAAAGCCCTGGGCCTCATCGAATACCGCGACACCGAGCGGCTCTTCCGGCTCGGGCTGTCCAAGCTCGGCATCGCTGCCAACCTTCCGGCTGTCAAAACTCCTAAACTCATCCCATCATCATGA
- the rnc gene encoding ribonuclease III, with amino-acid sequence MNPLDEFQDRIGIKFNDVSLLERAFTHRSYLNEHPKLGLEHNERIEFLGDAVLELVVTDHLYRNYPNPEGDLTNWRSALVKTESLAAVAEKLQIAEYFKLSRGEAKGNARSHALISANAVEAIIGATYLDQGYDTAKRFIADHIISRLEHILESGAWMDPKSKFQELAQERFGLTPAYRVMEEAGPDHDKVFTIGVYVGDTLYGQGSGSSKQAGQQEAAAAALAKLAQPKA; translated from the coding sequence ATGAACCCACTCGACGAATTCCAAGACCGCATCGGCATCAAATTTAACGACGTATCTCTGCTCGAGCGCGCGTTTACTCACCGCTCGTATCTCAACGAGCACCCCAAGCTCGGCCTCGAGCACAATGAGCGCATTGAGTTTCTCGGCGACGCCGTTCTCGAGCTCGTAGTCACCGACCACCTGTATCGCAATTATCCCAATCCCGAGGGCGATCTCACCAACTGGCGCAGCGCACTCGTGAAAACCGAATCGCTCGCCGCCGTGGCCGAAAAGCTCCAGATCGCCGAATACTTCAAGCTCAGCCGCGGCGAAGCCAAGGGCAACGCCCGCTCGCACGCCCTCATTTCGGCCAACGCCGTCGAGGCCATCATCGGCGCCACCTACCTGGACCAAGGCTACGATACCGCCAAGCGCTTCATCGCCGACCATATCATTTCCCGCCTCGAGCATATCCTCGAATCCGGCGCCTGGATGGACCCCAAGAGCAAATTCCAGGAACTCGCCCAGGAACGCTTCGGCCTCACACCCGCTTATCGTGTCATGGAAGAAGCCGGCCCCGATCACGACAAAGTCTTCACCATCGGTGTGTATGTAGGCGACACCCTCTACGGCCAGGGTTCCGGTTCGAGCAAGCAGGCCGGCCAGCAAGAAGCCGCCGCCGCCGCACTCGCCAAGCTCGCCCAGCCCAAAGCCTAG